A stretch of the Lolium perenne isolate Kyuss_39 chromosome 3, Kyuss_2.0, whole genome shotgun sequence genome encodes the following:
- the LOC127341220 gene encoding cellulose synthase-like protein E6, which translates to MAAPLQDAAPLQLHTVEVDQPLAAVNRLLAGLHLALASAAIAHRGAHDIMIMLAADLVLLFLWLLSQAPMLRPVSRAVFPGRLSRPALPAVDVMVVTADPDKEPAVKVMNTVVSAMALDYPGARLTVYLSDDAGSPLTLLAARKAYAFARAWVPFCRKYRVQCPCPDKYFAGNEDQLGGGDHHDELADDRIRVKNMYDRFKEDVKEAMNDGALSQIWTKAARQDHDAHVEIIADEPGGSNGDSGGFDDEDAMPLLVYVSREKRPAWPHHFKAGALNALLRVSSLVSNAPYVMVLDCDMYCNTRSSVLEAMCFHLDRRSRHANDLAFVQFPQMFHNLSGSDIYANELRSIFSTRWKGLDGLRGPILSGTGFYVRRDAVYGARPASSQDQFSSMEVGELKARFGYSNGHLASLRRSWSTISRDVLPEDATFVASCAYETATKWGEEVGFLYQSVVEDYFTGYRQLYCRRWTSVYCYPAPSRPAPFLGSVPTNLNDVLVQNKRWMSGMLAVGLSKHCPLASALTVSVPQSMGFAYYAFMALYAFPVLCYAMVPQLCFFRGATSFPEASGHWFAAVFVSSLLQHLIEVSVAKRRLAVRTWWNEQRFWALNAVTGQLFACLSVALDLVGAGGRVVDFDLTSKASDSGRLYRDGVFDFSGCTTVLLPATTLCLLNDVALVGGVWKLVINGRWGDVSGEMFLLCYIAALSYPLLQGMFLRQDPARVPAWITAMSVGIAATLLFLFG; encoded by the exons ATGGCGGCGCCTTTGCAAGACGCGGCACCGCTCCAGCTCCACACCGTGGAAGTGGACCAGCCCCTCGCCGCCGTCAACCGCCTCCTCGCCGGCCTCCACCTCGCGCTCGCCTCCGCAGCCATCGCCCACCGCGGCGCCCACGACATCATGATCATGCTGGCGGCGGACCTGGTGCTCCTCTTCCTCTGGTTGCTGTCGCAGGCGCCCATGCTGCGCCCCGTCTCCCGCGCCGTCTTCCCTGGCAGGCTCTCGCGCCCGGCGCTCCCGGCCGTGGACGTGATGGTGGTGACGGCCGACCCGGACAAGGAGCCCGCGGTGAAGGTGATGAACACGGtggtctccgccatggcgctcgACTACCCGGGCGCCCGGCTCACCGTGTACCTCTCCGACGACGCCGGGTCGCCGCTCACCCTGCTCGCGGCCAGGAAGGCGTACGCCTTCGCCAGGGCATGGGTGCCCTTCTGCAGGAAGTACAGGGTGCAGTGCCCGTGTCCCGACAAGTACTTCGCCGGCAACGAGGACCAGCTCGGCGGCGGCGATCACCACGATGAGCTTGCCGACGACAGGATAAGAGTCAAG AATATGTATGATAGATTTAAAGAGGATGTGAAGGAGGCCATGAACGACGGAGCTCTttctcaaatttggacaaaagcaGCGCGTCAGGATCACGATGCTCACGTTGAG ATCATAGCCGATGAACCAGGAGGCAGCAACGGCGATTCCGGCGGCTTTGATGACGAGGACGCCATGCCGTTGCTGGTGTACGTGTCTCGCGAGAAGCGACCGGCGTGGCCTCACCACTTCAAAGCCGGCGCACTCAACGCCCTG CTCCGGGTGTCGAGCCTGGTGAGCAACGCGCCGTATGTGATGGTGCTGGACTGCGACATGTACTGCAACACCCGGAGCTCCGTCCTGGAGGCCATGTGCTTCCACCTCGACCGCCGCAGCCGCCATGCCAATGACCTCGCCTTCGTGCAGTTCCCTCAGATGTTCCACAACCTCAGCGGCAGCGACATCTATGCCAATGAGCTAAGATCAATCTTCTCG ACGCGGTGGAAAGGCCTGGACGGCCTACGTGGCCCGATCCTCTCCGGCACGGGCttctacgtcaggagagacgccgTCTACGGTGCCCGGCCggccagctcacaagatcagttcTCGTCTATGGAGGTCGGCGAGCTGAAGGCAAGGTTTGGCTACTCGAATGGTCACCTAGCGTCGCTGCGTCGATCATGGAGCACGATTTCACGTGATGTTCTCCCAGAAGATGCAACGTTTGTGGCTTCCTGTGCCTACGAGACGGCCACCAAATGGGGCGAGGAG GTTGGTTTCTTGTACCAGTCGGTGGTGGAGGACTACTTCACCGGCTACAGGCAGCTCTACTGCCGACGGTGGACGTCCGTCTACTGCTACCCGGCGCCCTCGAGGCCGGCGCCGTTCCTCGGCAGCGTGCCCACGAACCTCAACGACGTGCTGGTGCAGAACAAGCGGTGGATGTCGGGCATGCTCGCCGTGGGCCTCTCCAAGCACTGCCCCCTCGCCTCCGCCCTCACCGTCTCCGTGCCCCAGAGCATGGGCTTCGCCTACTACGCCTTCATGGCCCTGTACGCCTTCCCAGTGCTCTGCTATGCCATGGTGCCGCAGCTCTGTTTCTTCCGTGGCGCCACCTCGTTCCCAGAGGCTTCAGGCCACTGGTTTGCCGCCGTGTTCGTGTCGTCGCTGCTGCAGCACTTGATCGAGGTGTCAGTGGCCAAGCGTCGACTGGCGGTCAGGACGTGGTGGAACGAGCAGAGGTTCTGGGCGCTCAACGCCGTCACGGGGCAGCTCTTCGCCTGCCTCAGCGTCGCCCTGGACCTGGTCGGCGCCGGCGGGCGGGTGGTGGACTTTGACCTCACAAGCAAGGCGTCCGATAGCGGCAGGCTGTACCGTGACGGCGTGTTCGATTTCTCCGGATGCACGACGGTGCTCCTGCCGGCCACCACGCTCTGCCTGCTCAACGACGTGGCTCTCGTCGGAGGGGTCTGGAAGCTGGTGATCAACGGCCGCTGGGGTGACGTGTCTGGCGAGATGTTCCTCCTATGCTACATCGCGGCGCTGAGCTATCCGCTGCTGCAAGGGATGTTCCTCCGGCAGGATCCTGCACGAGTTCCCGCGTGGATCACGGCGATGTCCGTCGGCATTGCTGCAACTCTGCTTTTCTTGTTTGGTTAA